One Brassica napus cultivar Da-Ae chromosome C4, Da-Ae, whole genome shotgun sequence genomic region harbors:
- the LOC106396212 gene encoding probable methyltransferase PMT25, which produces MAMGKYSRVDGKKSSSYGLTITIVLIVSLCLVGTWMFTSSWSASDDSAGYSSTDTAKDVDSVTKNVAEEKKEENEAVTENSQVKTEPEESSGEKTEVVEDRKENGDGDEEKEKIVKEVESESDESKEKVVKEVESESDEAKEKEKTQLEESTEENKSEDGNNGTEENASETEESTEKSNKEVFPAGDQAEITKETTTKDGSWSTQLVESQNEKKAQESSVPKDQQSSYEWKTCNVTAGPDYIPCLDNLQVIKKLQSTMHYEHRERHCPEESPRCLVSLPDGYKRSIKWPNSREKIWYNNVPHTKLAAIKGHQNWVKMSGEHLTFPGGGTQFVNGALHYIDFIQESYPAIAWGNRTRVILDVGCGVASFGGFLFERDVLALSFAPKDEHEAQVQFALERGIPAMLNVMGTKRLPFPGSVFDLIHCARCRVPWHIEGGKLLLELNRALRPGGFFVWSATPVYRKNEEDSGIWKAMSELTKAMCWKLVTIKKDKLNEVGAAIYQKPTTNECYNKRPQNDPPLCKDSDDQNAAWNVPLEACMHKVTEDSSKRGASWPNMWPERLETAPEWLDSQEGVYGKPAPEDFAADQEKWKTVVAKSYIDGMGIDWSNVRNVMDMRAVYGGFAAALKDLKLWVMNVVPVDAPDTLPIIYERGLFGIYHDWCESFNTYPRTYDLLHADHLFSTLRKRCKLESVMAEVDRILRPEGTFIIRDDMETIGEVEKMVKSMKWEVKTTQSKDNEGLLSIKKSWWRPTQTETIKSAIA; this is translated from the exons AAGAAGGAGGAGAACGAGGCTGTGACTGAGAATAGCCAAGTGAAGACTGAGCCTGAAGAAAGCTCTGGCGAGAAAACTGAGGTGGTCGAGGACAGGAAGGAGAATGGTGATGGAGAtgaggagaaagagaagattGTGAAAGAAGTAGAATCCGAAAGCGATGAATCAAAGGAGAAGGTTGTGAAAGAGGTAGAGTCTGAAAGTGAtgaggcaaaggagaaagagaaaacTCAGCTGGAAGAGAGCACGGAAGAAAACAAATCAGAAGATGGTAATAACGGAACCGAAGAGAACGCTAGTGAAACTGAAGAAAGCACGGAGAAGAGTAACAAGGAAGTCTTTCCAGCTGGTGACCAGGCTGAGATTACAAAAGAGACTACCACTAAAGATGGATCTTGGTCAACACAATTGGTCGAGTCGCAGAACGAGAAGAAAGCACAAGAGTCTTCTGTACCTAAAGACCAACAAAGTAGCTATGAATGGAAGACGTGCAATGTGACTGCTGGACCAGACTACATCCCTTGCCTTGACAACTTGCAAGTCATCAAAAAGCTTCAGTCTACGATGCATTATGAGCACCGCGAGCGTCATTGTCCTGAGGAGTCTCCGCGTTGCCTTGTGTCTCTCCCTGATGGGTATAAGCGATCCATCAAGTGGCCAAACAGCAGAGAAAAG ATCTGGTACAACAATGTTCCCCACACCAAGCTTGCAGCGATCAAGGGACATCAAAACTGGGTGAAGATGAGCGGTGAACATCTCACGTTCCCTGGTGGTGGTACTCAGTTTGTGAACGGTGCCCTTCATTACATTGATTTCATCCAAGAG TCGTATCCTGCTATTGCGTGGGGAAACAGAACCCGTGTTATATTGGATGTTGGGTGTGGAGTTGCTAGCTTCGGGGGTTTCCTTTTCGAGAGAGACGTGCTTGCATTGTCGTTTGCACCAAAGGATGAGCACGAGGCGCAAGTGCAGTTCGCGCTGGAGCGTGGTATTCCTGCGATGTTGAATGTTATGGGAACCAAAAGATTACCCTTTCCCGGTTCTGTTTTTGACCTTATCCATTGTGCTCGTTGTAGAGTCCCTTGGCATATTGAAG GTGGTAAGCTTCTTTTGGAACTGAACCGTGCTTTGAGACCGGGTGGTTTCTTTGTCTGGTCAGCCACTCCTGTCTATAGGAAGAACGAGGAAGATTCTGGTATATGGAAAG CAATGTCTGAGCTTACAAAGGCAATGTGTTGGAAGCTGGTGACAATTAAGAAAGACAAATTGAATGAGGTTGGTGCTGCCATATACCAAAAGCCAACTACAAATGAATGCTACAACAAAAGACCTCAAAATGATCCTCCTCTCTGCAAGGATTCCGATGATCAAAACGCAGCTTG GAATGTTCCACTTGAGGCATGTATGCATAAAGTGACAGAAGACTCATCGAAGCGAGGAGCATCATGGCCCAACATGTGGCCAGAGAGGCTCGAGACTGCGCCTGAGTGGTTGGATTCACAGGAAGGCGTTTATGGAAAGCCTGCACCAGAGGATTTCGCAGCGGACCAAGAGAAGTGGAAGACTGTTGTCGCGAAGTCATACATTGATGGCATGGGGATCGATTGGTCTAACGTGAGAAATGTGATGGACATGAGGGCAGTCTATGGAGGATTTGCTGCTGCTTTGAAGGATCTGAAGCTATGGGTGATGAACGTGGTTCCTGTGGACGCTCCTGATACGCTTCCGATCATATATGAACGTGGTTTGTTTGGaatctatcatgactggtgTGAATCATTCAACACTTATCCAAGGACTTATGACCTTCTCCATGCTGATCATCTTTTCTCCACCCTAAGGAAGAG GTGCAAGTTGGAGTCGGTAATGGCTGAAGTGGATCGGATTCTGAGGCCAGAGGGAACTTTCATCATAAGAGACGACATGGAGACAATAGGGGAGGTTGAGAAGATGGTGAAGTCTATGAAATGGGAGGTGAAAACTACACAGTCTAAAGACAATGAAGGCTTGCTTTCGATTAAGAAGTCATGGTGGCGTCCTACACAAACTGAGACAATCAAATCGGCAATAGCTTAA
- the LOC125585113 gene encoding uncharacterized protein LOC125585113: MEKVCEELDEVKAANEKLRGIFRAKTKLLENLKKLQNKQLIEIQEARSVIEKQGYESEETLMREEKDYYEEDSSEKEEPFDGPWSRKVKDRMSAQNKSARHSGYVVDSGLEFPRQWQPQLTIVEQDRYGKPKSKPKTATLKFPFDKTSVGPYASGCNGLGMTSAYNTSSLARHKYGSHLVLGSEDNMDDDDQDPLFGTGSWRDQDIVVRKKSGFLRLGKKHKFSREGEMNSEHFMGPPYSARQSHSNVAKSSKYANQMKPVKGSLADLRGDFYRHAKYHGDGFSVDPRYISDDVNGKSRKRKSERDSPDTRHGVAAANFFTQFSPWSSSLLNVFFHSQTGLNSWTWW, encoded by the coding sequence ATGGAGAAGGTGTGCGAAGAGCTAGACGAAGTCAAAGCCGCGAATGAGAAGCTCAGAGGAATCTTCAGAGCCAAAACGAAGCTTCTTGAGAACCTAAAGAAGCTTCAGAACAAGCAGTTGATAGAGATTCAAGAGGCGAGATCTGTAATCGAGAAGCAAGGTTATGAATCCGAGGAGACTCTAATGCGCGAGGAAAAGGACTATTATGAGGAGGATTCATCAGAAAAGGAAGAACCTTTTGATGGGCCATGGAGCAGAAAGGTAAAAGATAGGATGTCTGCGCAGAACAAAAGTGCCCGTCATTcaggttatgttgttgattcaGGTTTGGAGTTTCCTAGGCAGTGGCAGCCGCAGCTTACGATTGTAGAACAGGATAGATATGGCAAACCAAAGTCCAAACCGAAGACAGCAACACTGAAATTTCCTTTTGATAAAACGTCTGTTGGGCCATATGCTTCAGGTTGTAATGGGTTAGGTATGACCTCTGCATACAACACCTCTTCTCTCGCTAGGCACAAGTATGGTTCTCATTTGGTTCTTGGGTCAGAAGATAATATGGATGATGATGACCAGGATCCACTCTTTGGAACAGGTTCTTGGCGGGATCAGGATATTGTTGTTAGAAAGAAATCTGGATTCTTGAGGCTTGGAAAGAAACATAAGTTTTCCAGGGAGGGAGAAATGAATTCCGAACATTTCATGGGTCCACCATATTCAGCAAGGCAGTCCCACAGCAATGTTGCAAAGTCAAGCAAATATGCAAATCAAATGAAGCCCGTAAAAGGTAGTCTGGCAGACCTTCGTGGGGACTTCTATCGGCATGCGAAGTATCATGGAGATGGATTTTCGGTGGACCCCAGATATATATCTGATGACGTGAATGGTAAAAGCAGAAAAAGGAAGTCTGAGAGGGACTCACCTGATACTAGGCATGGTGTAGCTGCTGCTAATTTTTTTACTCAGTTCTCACCTTGGTCATCTTCTTTATTGAATGTCTTCTTCCATTCACAAACAGGTTTGAATTCTTGGACATGGTGGTGA
- the LOC106396443 gene encoding serine acetyltransferase 1, chloroplastic gives MAPCIYTSNTHLSQDDNSRFRYMNLFPDRISRAPFTKTSNSLDGDDEDVWIKMVEEAQSDVEQEPILSSYYYSSVTSHRSLDTALANILSVKLSTLTLPSSTLFEVFTSVLQESPEIIGSAKQDLLAAKERDPACLSYVQCFLSFKGFLACQAHRIAHKLWTQDRKILALLIQNRVSEAYAVDIHPGAKIGRGVLLDHATGVVIGETAVVGDNVSILHDVTLGGTGKQCGDRHPKIGDGVLIGAGSCILGNITIGEGAKVGSGSVVLKDVPPRTTAVGNPARLIGGKENPKRVDKIPGLTMDQTSYLTEWSDYVI, from the exons ATGGCACCCTGCATCTACACGTCCAATACCCATCTCTCTCAAGACGATAATTCTCGGTTCCGTTACATGAATCTCTTCCCTGATCGGATTTCACGAGCACCCTTCACGAAAACCTCAAACTCTCTGGAcggtgatgatgaagatgtctGGATTAAGATGGTTGAAGAAGCTCAATCCGACGTTGAGCAAGAACCCATATTGTCAAGCTACTATTACTCTTCCGTTACATCGCATCGGTCGTTAGACACCGCTTTGGCGAACATTCTCTCCGTAAAGCTAAGCACTTTGACCTTACCAAGCAGCACCCTCTTCGAAGTCTTCACCAGCGTCTTACAAGAAAGCCCAGAGATCATCGGGTCGGCGAAACAAGACCTGTTAGCAGCAAAGGAAAGAGACCCAGCTTGCTTAAGCTACGTCCAATGCTTCCTAAGCTTCAAAGGCTTCCTCGCTTGCCAAGCTCATCGCATCGCTCACAAGCTCTGGACCCAAGACAGAAAGATCCTCGCTTTACTCATCCAAAACAGAGTATCCGAAGCCTACGCCGTCGATATTCATCCCGGAGCTAAGATTGGGAGAGGGGTTCTGCTTGACCACGCGACGGGGGTGGTGATCGGAGAGACGGCGGTGGTCGGAGACAACGTTTCGATTCTCCACGACGTGACGCTGGGAGGGACAGGGAAGCAGTGCGGCGATAGGCATCCGAAGATCGGCGATGGAGTCTTGATCGGAGCAGGGAGTTGTATACTGGGGAATATTACGATCGGAGAGGGAGCTAAGGTTGGATCGGGGTCGGTGGTGCTTAAGGACGTGCCGCCGCGTACGACGGCTGTCGGAAACCCGGCGAGATTGATTGGTGGGAAGGAGAATCCGAAAAGGGTAGATAAGATTCCAGGTTTGACCATGGACCAGACATCGTATTTGACCGAATGGTCTGATTA TGTTATCTAA